The proteins below are encoded in one region of Pseudomonadota bacterium:
- a CDS encoding ribose-phosphate pyrophosphokinase → MSRPLLVFSGRSNPNFANAVATTLGVNLGELEVVQFSDGELSVEIGDNVRGGDVFVMQSTCTPGNDHLMELLIIIDALKRSSAGRITAALPYFGYARQDRKIKPRVPITAKLVADMITTAGADRVLTMDLHAGQMMGFFDIPVDNLYALPIMVPYIKSKYGSSGVTIVSPDVGGLERARFLATRLDNTPLAVIDKRRAGPNRVDSMSVVGEVAGDICIIVDDIADTGGTLLKAAETLLKAGAKKVIACCVHPVLSGDARQLLNDSAIEEVIVTDTIPHNKGAAGDKVTVLSVAPLFAEAIRRIHSDDSVSSLFR, encoded by the coding sequence GTGTCTCGACCACTTCTAGTCTTCTCTGGGCGCTCAAATCCTAATTTTGCTAACGCAGTTGCAACAACGCTCGGGGTTAACCTCGGGGAGCTTGAAGTTGTTCAGTTTAGCGACGGCGAGCTGTCGGTTGAGATCGGCGATAACGTACGGGGAGGGGATGTCTTCGTTATGCAGAGCACCTGCACCCCAGGTAACGATCATTTGATGGAGCTCCTGATTATAATCGATGCGCTTAAGCGTTCCTCTGCAGGGCGCATCACGGCGGCACTACCATACTTTGGCTACGCCCGGCAGGATCGAAAGATAAAGCCCCGTGTGCCGATTACAGCAAAATTAGTGGCTGATATGATCACGACTGCCGGTGCCGATAGGGTTCTGACGATGGATCTTCACGCTGGGCAGATGATGGGATTCTTCGATATTCCGGTTGATAATTTGTATGCGTTGCCGATCATGGTGCCGTACATTAAATCTAAATACGGAAGCAGCGGAGTTACGATCGTATCCCCCGATGTTGGTGGATTGGAGCGTGCCCGATTCTTGGCAACTCGACTTGATAACACGCCACTGGCGGTGATCGATAAACGGCGTGCTGGCCCAAACCGAGTTGATTCAATGAGCGTAGTGGGAGAGGTAGCGGGAGATATCTGCATTATCGTGGATGACATCGCCGATACCGGTGGAACGTTGCTTAAGGCTGCTGAAACCCTGCTCAAGGCGGGGGCGAAGAAGGTCATAGCGTGTTGTGTGCACCCGGTTCTTTCGGGGGATGCCCGCCAACTGCTTAACGACTCAGCTATTGAGGAGGTGATCGTCACCGATACGATTCCGCACAATAAGGGCGCTGCTGGCGATAAAGTTACGGTCCTTTCGGTAGCGCCACTCTTTGCTGAGGCGATCCGTCGTATTCACTCAGATGATTCGGTAAGTAGCCTGTTCCGCTAG
- a CDS encoding inositol monophosphatase family protein has translation MTTKNAPANSEILNVALKAAERAATIAREQRASLTVAVSFKDARNLVTTADLAAEKAIIETILEHFPDHKILAEESAQGHTPEQYGVGPLWVIDPIDGTTNYAHGHFQVGISIAFAFDGIVQVGVVAAPFLAEVFTAVKGGGAFCNGLKINVADTKSLADALVSTGFPYKRSNAANICARLERVLIRCRDIRRLGAASLDICWVACGRLDAYYEETLMPWDGAAGCLIAREAGAVIGHYAYDNDSQKLTAKYTGDLFVDNLIVSGCEFFAELESVLNA, from the coding sequence GTGACCACAAAGAACGCTCCTGCAAATAGTGAGATCCTTAATGTTGCCCTTAAAGCCGCCGAACGCGCAGCTACCATAGCACGAGAGCAGCGCGCTTCGCTGACAGTTGCTGTCTCTTTTAAGGATGCGCGCAACCTCGTTACCACAGCCGATCTCGCAGCCGAGAAGGCTATTATCGAGACAATTCTGGAGCACTTTCCAGACCATAAGATACTGGCAGAGGAGTCGGCTCAGGGGCACACCCCAGAGCAGTACGGAGTTGGCCCACTCTGGGTAATCGACCCTATAGATGGAACTACGAACTATGCTCATGGACATTTTCAGGTCGGAATATCTATAGCATTTGCGTTCGATGGGATCGTACAGGTTGGTGTGGTTGCAGCACCCTTCCTGGCTGAGGTTTTCACGGCTGTCAAAGGTGGGGGCGCTTTCTGCAACGGGCTCAAAATTAATGTAGCTGACACAAAGAGCTTAGCTGACGCACTGGTATCGACAGGATTCCCTTACAAGCGCTCTAACGCTGCGAATATCTGCGCCCGTCTTGAGCGCGTACTAATTCGCTGCCGCGATATCCGCAGGCTTGGCGCAGCATCGCTCGATATTTGCTGGGTTGCGTGTGGACGACTTGATGCCTACTACGAAGAGACCCTGATGCCCTGGGACGGGGCGGCAGGTTGTCTTATAGCGCGCGAAGCAGGTGCCGTGATCGGTCACTATGCATATGATAACGACTCGCAGAAATTGACTGCAAAATATACGGGAGATCTATTTGTA